Proteins encoded by one window of Bacteroidia bacterium:
- a CDS encoding ABC transporter ATP-binding protein, whose translation MFTVNLTEAGKKFKQHWIFRKCSASFSSGDVIGITGKNGSGKSTLLQVISGYVSPNEGKIEWNEHDKKIEADSVYRYLSIASPYLMLIEDFTLEEMIRYYFRFKNLKPSFNISSIINESGLETHRNKLLSEFSSGMKQRTKLLLAIASDTPLLLLDEPCTNLDKQNIAWYQQFLKTHSEGRLIFICSNHIDDELFLCNKWLSVEDFKI comes from the coding sequence GTGTTTACTGTCAACTTAACTGAAGCCGGAAAAAAATTCAAACAGCACTGGATTTTCAGAAAATGCTCAGCTTCGTTTTCTTCAGGTGACGTTATTGGTATAACAGGCAAAAACGGCTCAGGCAAATCAACATTACTTCAGGTTATTTCAGGCTATGTTTCACCTAATGAGGGAAAAATTGAGTGGAATGAGCATGATAAAAAAATAGAAGCAGATTCTGTTTATCGCTATCTTTCAATAGCCTCACCCTACTTGATGCTCATTGAAGATTTTACTTTAGAGGAAATGATACGTTATTATTTCCGGTTTAAAAACCTAAAGCCTTCATTTAATATATCCTCCATCATTAATGAATCTGGTCTTGAAACTCATAGAAATAAATTACTGAGTGAATTTTCTTCGGGCATGAAACAGCGAACCAAATTACTGCTTGCCATTGCATCAGACACTCCACTTTTATTATTAGATGAACCCTGCACCAACCTCGACAAGCAAAACATTGCATGGTATCAGCAATTTTTAAAAACACATTCAGAAGGCAGGTTGATTTTTATCTGTTCAAACCACATTGATGACGAATTATTTTTGTGCAATAAGTGGCTTTCCGTTGAAGATTTTAAAATCTGA
- the lpxA gene encoding acyl-ACP--UDP-N-acetylglucosamine O-acyltransferase, translating to MISPLAVVSPKAKIGNNVTIEPFTMIYDDVVIGDNTWIASNVTIYDGARIGNNCRIFPGAVISAIPQDLKYKGEQTTAEIGDNTTIREFVTMNKGTTDKMKTTLGSNCLVMAYAHIAHDCQLGNNIIMANNVTLAGHVLIDDWAILEGLVAVQQFVHIGSHSFIAGGSLVRKNVPPFTKAAREPLSYIGINNIGLRRRGFSNEDINQIQDIYRILFVQNSNIKKALTEIEKEIPESTLRGQIVEFIHNSPKGLMRGFTPSDSDDE from the coding sequence ATGATATCGCCACTTGCAGTAGTCAGTCCTAAAGCGAAAATCGGCAACAACGTAACCATTGAACCTTTTACAATGATTTATGATGATGTTGTTATTGGCGATAACACATGGATAGCATCTAATGTAACAATTTATGATGGAGCAAGAATCGGCAACAACTGTCGCATTTTTCCGGGTGCTGTAATTTCTGCTATTCCGCAGGATTTAAAATATAAAGGCGAACAGACAACAGCAGAAATTGGTGACAACACCACCATTCGTGAGTTTGTTACCATGAATAAAGGAACAACAGACAAAATGAAAACCACCTTAGGCAGCAACTGTTTGGTGATGGCCTATGCACATATTGCACACGATTGTCAGTTGGGTAATAATATTATCATGGCAAACAATGTTACCCTTGCAGGACATGTATTAATTGATGATTGGGCAATATTAGAAGGCTTGGTTGCAGTGCAGCAGTTTGTTCATATAGGTTCACATAGTTTTATTGCAGGAGGATCATTAGTGCGAAAAAATGTTCCACCCTTTACCAAGGCAGCACGCGAGCCACTTTCTTATATCGGCATAAATAATATTGGACTCAGACGCAGAGGCTTCTCTAACGAAGATATCAATCAAATTCAGGATATCTATCGCATACTTTTTGTTCAGAATAGCAATATTAAAAAAGCACTTACAGAAATTGAAAAAGAAATTCCTGAAAGTACACTGCGAGGTCAGATTGTTGAATTCATTCATAACTCGCCAAAAGGTTTGATGCGTGGTTTTACACCATCAGACAGCGATGATGAATAG
- a CDS encoding bifunctional UDP-3-O-[3-hydroxymyristoyl] N-acetylglucosamine deacetylase/3-hydroxyacyl-ACP dehydratase, whose translation MSVKQVTLKEEITVEGPGLHTGINARLTLKPAPENHGYKFKRTDVSGQPVIDADVDNVVDTSRGTTLSANGVKVSTTEHVLAALVGMEIDNVLIEIDGPEVPILDGSAFPFVDAIQKAGLREQEATRSYFVITENLTYEEPARNVEMLAVPSPDYRITVMVDYNSPVLGTQHAQMHKITEFKDEISKCRTFVFLHELEMLLKHDLIKGGDLNNAIVIVDREIKQDKLDELATLFKKPKVEIKHKGILNNIELHFQNEPARHKLLDIVGDFALLGVHLKGHILAARPGHAANVAFAKQFKEIIRKDKSRLKAPIIDPNKPALFDINRIESFLPHRFPFLMIDKITELTETGVVGVKNVTANEWFFQGHFPGNPVMPGVLLIEAMAQTGGILVLNTVPDPGNYWTYFLKIESARFKNMVKPGDTVVFKLDLISPIRRGLCHMGGQAFVGDKVVMEAEMMAQIVKKS comes from the coding sequence ATGAGTGTAAAACAAGTTACTTTAAAAGAAGAAATAACTGTAGAAGGGCCGGGGTTGCACACCGGTATAAATGCCAGGCTGACCTTGAAACCTGCACCGGAAAATCATGGATATAAGTTTAAACGTACAGATGTAAGTGGACAACCTGTTATTGATGCCGATGTGGACAATGTTGTGGATACATCACGCGGAACAACACTGAGTGCTAACGGTGTAAAGGTGAGCACAACTGAACATGTTTTAGCCGCACTGGTAGGCATGGAAATAGATAATGTGCTTATTGAAATTGACGGTCCCGAAGTACCTATTCTTGACGGTAGTGCCTTTCCTTTTGTAGATGCTATTCAAAAAGCAGGATTACGTGAGCAAGAAGCTACACGTAGCTATTTTGTTATAACAGAAAACCTCACCTACGAAGAGCCTGCCCGCAATGTTGAAATGCTTGCTGTGCCAAGCCCCGACTATCGGATTACTGTAATGGTAGATTACAATTCACCGGTGCTAGGAACACAACATGCACAAATGCATAAAATTACCGAGTTTAAAGATGAGATCTCAAAATGCAGAACGTTTGTATTCTTACATGAACTTGAAATGCTGCTTAAGCATGACTTAATAAAAGGTGGCGACCTTAACAATGCCATCGTAATTGTTGACCGCGAAATAAAACAAGACAAGTTAGACGAACTAGCTACCTTATTCAAGAAACCAAAAGTTGAGATTAAACACAAAGGAATTCTAAATAATATAGAACTGCATTTTCAGAATGAGCCTGCCCGACACAAACTGTTAGATATTGTTGGCGATTTTGCATTGCTGGGTGTTCATCTGAAAGGGCATATTCTGGCAGCACGCCCCGGACATGCAGCCAACGTAGCCTTTGCCAAGCAGTTTAAAGAAATTATTCGCAAAGACAAATCGCGCCTTAAAGCACCAATCATTGACCCAAATAAACCGGCACTATTCGACATCAACAGAATTGAATCTTTCCTGCCACATCGTTTCCCGTTTTTGATGATTGATAAAATCACTGAGCTGACTGAAACAGGTGTTGTAGGTGTAAAGAATGTTACTGCCAATGAATGGTTTTTTCAAGGTCACTTTCCTGGAAATCCTGTAATGCCCGGTGTATTACTTATTGAAGCTATGGCACAAACAGGGGGTATTCTTGTTCTCAATACTGTTCCTGATCCGGGAAATTACTGGACTTACTTTTTAAAAATAGAATCGGCACGTTTTAAGAATATGGTTAAACCTGGCGATACTGTTGTCTTTAAACTCGATTTAATTTCACCCATCAGACGTGGTCTCTGTCACATGGGCGGACAAGCATTTGTTGGCGACAAAGTAGTTATGGAAGCAGAAATGATGGCTCAAATTGTAAAAAAATCATGA
- the lpxD gene encoding UDP-3-O-(3-hydroxymyristoyl)glucosamine N-acyltransferase: MKFTAKQIADLLKGTIEGNHNAEVNALSKIEEGKPGTLSFLSNPKYAPYIYDTKASVVIVNKDFVAENAISATLIRVEDAYKSFASLLEIYNQIVNDKQGVESPSYIDASATVGEQGYIGAFAYIGKNAVIGKNVKIYPHCYIGDHVIIGDNTTLFPGVSVYSFCQIGSHVNIHSGVIIGADGFGFAPNENNNYKKVPQIGNVVIHDHVEIGAGTTIDRATLGSTVIHKGVKLDNLIQIAHNVEIGENTVIAAQTGIAGSTKIGKNCMIGGQVGIIGHLTIADGVKIAAQSGIGTSITSPNEIVQGSPAFNISDYKRTYVVFKKLPQIERKINELEKKTGSLNPAENKS, translated from the coding sequence ATGAAGTTTACCGCCAAACAAATAGCAGACCTCCTCAAAGGCACTATAGAGGGGAACCACAATGCCGAAGTTAATGCTTTGTCTAAAATTGAAGAAGGCAAACCTGGAACGCTATCTTTTTTATCAAATCCAAAATACGCACCATATATTTACGATACCAAGGCATCTGTTGTTATTGTAAATAAAGACTTTGTGGCTGAAAATGCAATTAGTGCAACCCTCATCAGAGTTGAGGATGCCTACAAAAGTTTTGCGTCTTTGCTTGAAATTTACAATCAGATAGTTAACGATAAACAAGGTGTTGAATCTCCTTCTTATATTGACGCTTCGGCAACTGTTGGAGAACAAGGTTATATTGGTGCTTTTGCCTATATTGGCAAGAATGCTGTAATTGGTAAAAACGTAAAAATTTATCCGCATTGTTATATTGGTGATCATGTAATCATTGGTGATAATACAACTTTATTTCCCGGTGTTAGTGTTTATTCTTTTTGTCAGATAGGCTCGCATGTCAATATCCACTCAGGTGTAATTATTGGTGCCGATGGTTTTGGTTTTGCACCCAACGAAAACAACAACTATAAAAAAGTTCCACAGATAGGTAATGTAGTTATTCACGACCATGTAGAAATCGGTGCAGGAACAACTATTGATCGTGCTACCTTAGGATCAACTGTCATACACAAAGGTGTTAAGTTAGATAATCTGATACAGATAGCACACAATGTTGAAATTGGTGAAAACACAGTTATTGCTGCACAAACAGGAATAGCGGGCTCAACCAAAATCGGAAAAAATTGTATGATTGGCGGACAGGTAGGCATCATCGGACATTTAACTATTGCAGATGGTGTAAAAATTGCTGCACAGTCCGGTATCGGAACCAGCATCACTTCGCCAAACGAAATTGTGCAAGGTTCACCGGCATTTAACATCAGCGACTATAAACGAACCTATGTTGTGTTTAAAAAATTGCCTCAAATAGAAAGAAAAATTAACGAGTTAGAAAAAAAGACAGGTAGTCTAAACCCTGCTGAAAACAAATCATGA
- a CDS encoding delta-aminolevulinic acid dehydratase gives MDASTTIEAATSRLRKYIESHHYKGYDPYDALKSPLFKLPLLNKNKLMRFGAQQLVKRSPFNLRSILFVPKGLNPVTLGLCIQAYAQLININPQEKNILNQNISKLIDELEKLIPKGFHGACWGYDFDWEARYANIPAYQPTVVATGIITNALFIAYKQTGNQKAFQLCKSAADFVMKDLNRTADADGLFCFSYSPFDNQVVFNASMKGTRLLAQVYSETKDETIKMAAAESVAFVMKHQRADGAWIYSTSDAGTWIDNYHTGYVLDCLHEYILHCEDKTYDKNLEAGKKFYTNNFFLEGRIPKFYNNNVFPVDCTAAAQSLLTLTRFNEHTLSIKVAEYMIENMQHPKGYFYFRKYKNHTEKTSFMRWSNAWMFAGLTAVLQSQNAKRQ, from the coding sequence ATGGATGCATCCACAACCATTGAAGCGGCAACATCCCGGCTACGAAAATATATTGAGTCGCATCACTACAAAGGATACGACCCTTACGATGCATTAAAATCTCCGCTGTTTAAATTACCATTGCTGAACAAAAACAAGCTAATGCGTTTTGGAGCACAACAACTTGTTAAACGATCGCCTTTTAACCTGAGGTCAATATTATTTGTCCCAAAAGGGCTGAATCCTGTAACTCTTGGTCTTTGTATTCAGGCTTATGCGCAACTAATCAACATTAATCCACAAGAAAAAAATATTCTCAACCAAAATATTTCCAAACTGATTGACGAACTTGAAAAACTTATTCCGAAAGGATTTCATGGCGCATGTTGGGGATATGATTTTGACTGGGAAGCACGATATGCTAACATTCCTGCATATCAACCAACTGTTGTTGCAACTGGAATAATTACTAATGCACTTTTTATCGCATATAAACAAACAGGAAATCAAAAAGCGTTTCAACTTTGTAAAAGCGCAGCAGATTTTGTGATGAAAGATTTAAACCGTACAGCCGATGCAGATGGTCTTTTTTGTTTTTCTTATTCGCCTTTCGATAATCAGGTAGTATTTAATGCAAGTATGAAAGGCACTCGCTTGTTGGCTCAGGTTTATTCGGAAACAAAAGATGAAACAATAAAAATGGCAGCAGCAGAATCTGTTGCTTTTGTCATGAAACATCAGCGTGCAGATGGTGCATGGATATATTCAACAAGTGATGCTGGAACGTGGATTGACAATTACCACACCGGCTATGTTTTAGATTGTTTACATGAATATATTTTACACTGTGAGGATAAAACCTATGATAAAAACCTTGAAGCCGGAAAAAAATTTTACACCAATAACTTTTTTCTTGAAGGTAGAATTCCAAAATTCTATAATAACAATGTTTTTCCGGTTGATTGTACTGCAGCAGCGCAATCTCTTCTGACATTAACACGATTTAATGAGCATACCCTTTCTATTAAAGTTGCAGAATATATGATTGAAAACATGCAACATCCAAAGGGCTACTTTTATTTCAGAAAATACAAAAACCATACAGAAAAGACATCATTTATGCGCTGGAGCAATGCCTGGATGTTTGCCGGACTAACCGCTGTTTTACAAAGCCAGAATGCCAAGAGGCAATAA
- a CDS encoding bi-domain-containing oxidoreductase: MEQLTQNLKDGKMQLLEVPFPVLSSGQVLVRNHYSLISAGTEGKTVKDARLSYIGKARARKEEVKKVIDAAKTFGILNTYKMVMNKLDAPSSLGYSTAGEIIAVAPDVTEFRVGDLVACGGNSAVHAEVIAVPVNLCVKLNDKIALQHACFTTLGAIALQGIRQADLRLGENCVVIGLGLVGQLTVQMLKAGGIKTIGIDIDQRMVDLALHTDIDAAFTRNSEDLESSINNITNGYGTDAVIITAGTDSLDPVDLAGALCRKKGKVVIVGAVPTGFKRPNYFKKELDLRMSCSYGPGRYDTEYEEGGIDYPYGYVRWTENRNMAAFVDLIATGKINLTNLLTHTFDFKEAPAAYDLIMNKTEPFVGMILKYDINKPLQQKVNLSNPSYTQSDVVAGMIGAGSFGQNFLLPALKNTPAKLSGIVTARPNNARNIADKNQFAFASGNAQDIFSNKDINTVFIATRHETHAGYVMQALQSGKNVFVEKPLCLTEEELVQIQHEFTKHNCRVMVGFNRRFAPMIQTIKKTFSSSNPIAINYRINAGVIPADHWVHDLKVGGGRIVGEACHFIDLCMFLAGSKLTTISAVALNDAQKLNDTVCFNLQFENGSTASVSYFSNGNKSINKEYLEVFGSGIVAVLDDFKTLTVSGKSEKKYTGNQDKGHQNEVKAFVESILQGKPAPIPFEETVLSTLATFRALQSIASNGERIIL, from the coding sequence ATGGAACAGTTAACTCAAAATTTGAAAGATGGAAAAATGCAGTTACTTGAAGTGCCTTTTCCTGTACTATCATCAGGACAGGTTTTGGTACGCAATCATTATTCACTTATTAGTGCTGGCACAGAAGGCAAAACCGTAAAAGATGCTCGTCTGAGTTATATCGGTAAAGCCAGAGCCAGAAAAGAAGAAGTTAAAAAAGTGATTGATGCGGCAAAAACATTTGGCATATTAAACACCTATAAAATGGTGATGAATAAATTAGATGCACCATCATCATTAGGCTACAGTACAGCAGGCGAAATTATTGCTGTTGCACCAGATGTTACTGAATTCAGAGTTGGTGATTTAGTTGCTTGTGGCGGCAATAGTGCTGTACATGCAGAAGTGATTGCCGTGCCTGTAAATCTTTGTGTTAAACTAAACGATAAAATTGCACTTCAACATGCATGCTTTACAACATTAGGGGCTATTGCACTTCAGGGAATCAGACAAGCTGATCTTCGTTTGGGCGAAAACTGTGTGGTTATAGGACTTGGTTTGGTAGGCCAACTAACGGTTCAAATGCTGAAAGCCGGTGGCATAAAAACTATCGGTATTGATATTGACCAGCGCATGGTTGACCTTGCTTTGCATACTGATATTGATGCAGCATTTACCAGAAACAGTGAAGACCTTGAAAGCTCTATTAATAACATTACTAACGGCTACGGCACTGACGCAGTAATAATCACTGCCGGTACAGATTCACTTGATCCGGTAGATCTGGCAGGAGCCTTATGTCGTAAAAAAGGAAAAGTGGTTATTGTTGGTGCAGTGCCAACAGGTTTTAAACGACCTAACTATTTTAAAAAAGAATTAGACTTGCGCATGAGTTGCTCCTATGGTCCGGGACGTTATGATACAGAATATGAAGAAGGGGGTATAGATTATCCCTACGGATATGTTCGCTGGACTGAGAACCGGAATATGGCTGCTTTTGTTGATTTAATTGCAACAGGAAAAATCAATCTGACCAATCTGCTTACTCATACATTTGATTTTAAAGAAGCCCCGGCAGCATACGACCTTATCATGAACAAAACTGAGCCTTTTGTTGGAATGATTTTAAAGTATGATATCAATAAACCATTGCAACAAAAAGTAAATCTCTCCAATCCTTCTTATACCCAGAGTGATGTGGTTGCCGGTATGATTGGTGCTGGCTCTTTCGGACAAAATTTTTTATTACCGGCATTAAAAAATACTCCTGCTAAACTCAGTGGCATTGTTACAGCCCGTCCCAATAATGCACGAAATATTGCCGATAAAAATCAATTTGCTTTTGCATCAGGTAATGCTCAGGATATTTTCAGCAACAAAGACATTAACACTGTTTTTATTGCTACGCGTCACGAAACGCATGCAGGATATGTTATGCAGGCATTACAATCAGGAAAAAATGTGTTTGTTGAAAAACCTCTTTGCTTAACAGAGGAAGAATTGGTGCAGATACAACATGAATTTACCAAGCATAACTGCAGGGTAATGGTTGGCTTTAACCGTAGGTTTGCTCCAATGATTCAAACTATTAAAAAAACTTTCTCTTCCTCCAATCCAATTGCTATCAATTACAGAATCAATGCAGGTGTAATCCCAGCTGATCATTGGGTGCACGACTTAAAAGTAGGTGGTGGGCGTATTGTTGGTGAAGCCTGTCACTTTATTGATTTATGTATGTTTCTTGCCGGTTCAAAACTTACAACTATCAGTGCTGTTGCATTGAATGATGCACAAAAACTAAACGATACAGTTTGCTTTAATCTTCAATTTGAAAATGGCAGTACCGCTTCTGTAAGTTATTTCAGCAATGGCAATAAGAGTATAAACAAAGAATATCTTGAAGTATTCGGTTCAGGCATTGTCGCAGTACTTGACGACTTTAAAACACTGACAGTATCCGGTAAGTCAGAAAAAAAATATACAGGCAATCAGGACAAAGGTCATCAGAACGAAGTGAAAGCTTTTGTAGAAAGTATTCTTCAGGGAAAACCTGCACCTATACCTTTTGAAGAAACGGTTTTAAGTACGCTGGCAACATTCCGTGCATTACAAAGCATTGCCTCCAATGGCGAAAGAATAATTCTTTAA
- a CDS encoding GDP-mannose 4,6-dehydratase has translation MKKVLVTGGAGFIGSNLCDALLANGLYEVHCLDVFDDFYDPTIKRNNISEALKNKNFFLLEGDIRDTAFIDKIFQQPFDIIVHLAARAGVRPSIENPLLYEDVNIKGTVNLLEKAKEKNIKQFVFAGSSSVYGINPNTPWSENDFVLKPISPYASTKVSCELAGHTYSHLYGIRFISLRFFTVFGPRQRPDLAIHKFFKLIRQSKPIPFFGNGETSRDYTFVGDIVNGIIAAMHYDKSNYEIINLGNNRTINLNMLITAIEKEAGKKAILEKLPDQPGDVPHTFADIAKAKELLNYSPATTLEEGLIAFRKWFDQNYSS, from the coding sequence TTGAAAAAAGTATTAGTAACCGGAGGAGCAGGGTTTATTGGCAGCAATTTATGCGATGCCCTATTGGCTAATGGCCTTTACGAAGTTCATTGCCTTGATGTGTTTGACGATTTTTATGATCCTACCATAAAAAGAAACAATATTTCGGAAGCTTTAAAAAATAAAAACTTTTTTTTACTTGAAGGTGATATTCGTGACACTGCTTTTATTGATAAAATATTTCAACAACCATTTGATATTATAGTGCATCTTGCAGCACGAGCCGGAGTGAGACCAAGTATTGAAAACCCCTTGCTTTATGAGGATGTAAATATCAAAGGAACTGTTAACCTTTTAGAGAAGGCAAAAGAAAAAAATATCAAACAATTTGTTTTTGCCGGCAGCAGTAGTGTTTATGGAATCAACCCAAACACACCATGGAGTGAAAACGATTTTGTATTAAAACCTATCTCTCCTTATGCATCAACAAAAGTTTCATGTGAACTTGCCGGGCATACCTACTCTCATTTATACGGCATCAGGTTTATCTCCCTCCGTTTCTTCACAGTGTTTGGCCCACGTCAACGACCTGACTTAGCCATACATAAATTTTTTAAGTTGATTCGTCAGAGTAAACCAATTCCATTCTTTGGGAATGGCGAAACAAGTCGCGACTACACCTTTGTAGGCGACATTGTGAATGGCATTATTGCAGCCATGCATTACGATAAAAGCAATTATGAAATCATAAATCTTGGTAATAACAGAACCATAAATCTGAATATGCTAATTACAGCTATCGAGAAAGAAGCCGGCAAAAAAGCAATTCTCGAAAAACTACCTGACCAACCAGGTGATGTACCTCATACATTTGCCGATATTGCCAAAGCAAAAGAATTACTCAACTACAGTCCTGCTACAACTTTAGAAGAGGGATTGATAGCATTCAGAAAGTGGTTCGATCAAAATTATTCTTCATAA